A DNA window from Gammaproteobacteria bacterium contains the following coding sequences:
- a CDS encoding type IV secretion protein IcmB: MANWAETLLNGVDTFFAWLSSSLKQTTESYCDIETADSPTDLVDHDGSLVSVLRISGVKALVGSEEFNRMQLNLQTSLQTTMSRLGQSIQVYFTYNKDAVAEEIKEILRPARETSVRLDLDLMDLFDERSSYLTRYCAHEEAYLVLRTKPSSLTREQKKRAIKDKRTLIKEKKIPAFYQSQNVIAAIPDLRESHDSFVRSTVNDLNTVGIVAELLEVHEAVYAMRLSVDPDFTDRQWRPSLPGDKITIKQPRNLSGEISDILWPPLGRQILPRDAENMDLRTVRIGDRIYSSVFIDLFPKEVQQFNALFIRTLPTHIPWRISFLMEGGGLGSLRLRSAISSVLSWTSAENRLFNDAVNLLRYLNLSTDDAIVRLKVSASTWAPVGDIRLLRSRTAQLAKAIEGWGSCNVSEVAGDAFAGAVSSMLGVSSVSVANPSVAPISDVLYMLPLFRPSSPWARGAILFRSPDGKPWPYQPGSTEQTTWIDLMFARPGSGKSVLSNAINLALCLSAGISRLPRISVVDIGPSSSGLISLLKEALPQEQRHYVSYHRLRMTPDFAINPFDTQLGCRFPTPQERSFLVNFVTLLSTPVGATRPYDGITDMAGMIVDELYKNLVDDANPNLYTPSVEEIIDGILEEIGFVRDTHTTWWEVTDALFVAGFIHEAMLAQRHAMPVLADAASICRTPAVEDLYGKVTAPTGEPLINAFSRMISSAVREYPIISQTTKFDIGDARIVSLDLDEVAKSGGDAANRQTSVMYMLARYVLGRNFFLTEENVSDMSEAYRHYHEQRISEIREDPKRIVFDEFHRTAKVQAMRDQVVQDMREGRKWGVQIALVSQSLDDFDDVMIEFATSIFIMDAGPEQAIQKTAKVFGLSSTAIHALRTRVHGPREGGATFLAQFATKEGMNTQLLTNTLGPIELWALSTTAVDVNIRNKLYRKLGPREARRLLGNLFPSGSAAKLVENRLSEMRDKQMVIDDQIRLSIVDTIVKDILDAYSANPDVKVLAK, from the coding sequence ATGGCAAATTGGGCTGAGACATTATTAAATGGCGTCGACACTTTTTTTGCTTGGTTAAGTTCGTCCCTTAAGCAAACCACAGAATCGTATTGTGATATTGAAACTGCAGATAGCCCGACTGATCTTGTTGATCATGATGGTTCTCTCGTGTCGGTATTGCGTATCAGTGGGGTTAAAGCGTTAGTGGGTTCCGAAGAATTTAATCGAATGCAATTAAATCTTCAAACTAGCCTGCAAACCACAATGTCCCGCCTCGGACAATCAATCCAAGTTTATTTCACTTACAATAAAGATGCTGTGGCTGAGGAAATAAAAGAAATTTTACGTCCCGCTAGAGAAACTTCTGTACGACTTGATTTAGACCTAATGGATTTATTTGATGAGAGGTCGAGTTATTTAACCCGATATTGTGCGCATGAAGAAGCCTATCTCGTCTTAAGGACTAAACCTTCCTCACTTACGCGAGAACAAAAAAAACGGGCAATCAAAGACAAAAGAACATTAATAAAAGAAAAGAAAATCCCTGCTTTTTATCAATCTCAAAACGTTATTGCTGCCATTCCCGATTTACGTGAATCGCATGATTCATTTGTAAGATCTACGGTAAATGACCTTAATACAGTGGGCATAGTGGCGGAGCTGCTTGAAGTGCATGAGGCGGTTTATGCAATGCGTCTCAGCGTAGATCCAGATTTCACTGATCGGCAGTGGCGACCTTCCTTGCCGGGTGACAAAATCACCATAAAACAACCACGAAATCTTAGCGGTGAAATCTCCGATATTTTATGGCCTCCTTTGGGACGACAAATTTTACCCCGAGATGCTGAAAACATGGATCTGCGTACTGTGCGAATTGGGGATCGTATATATAGCTCAGTCTTCATTGACCTCTTTCCTAAAGAAGTTCAACAGTTTAATGCCCTCTTTATACGCACCTTGCCTACCCATATTCCCTGGCGTATTTCATTCTTAATGGAGGGAGGTGGATTGGGCTCTTTAAGACTACGCTCCGCTATTTCTTCTGTCTTAAGTTGGACTTCAGCTGAAAACCGATTATTTAATGATGCAGTGAACTTATTGCGCTATTTAAATCTCAGTACCGATGATGCCATCGTGAGGTTGAAAGTATCTGCTTCTACGTGGGCGCCGGTAGGGGACATTCGCTTACTAAGATCTAGAACCGCACAATTAGCTAAAGCGATTGAAGGCTGGGGATCTTGTAATGTTTCTGAAGTCGCGGGGGATGCTTTTGCTGGGGCCGTTTCCAGTATGCTGGGAGTATCGAGTGTCAGTGTCGCTAATCCTTCAGTAGCGCCAATATCAGATGTGCTGTATATGTTACCACTTTTTAGACCTTCCTCTCCCTGGGCACGCGGCGCAATTCTTTTTAGATCTCCCGATGGCAAGCCATGGCCTTACCAACCGGGTTCAACGGAACAAACTACCTGGATTGACCTTATGTTTGCAAGGCCAGGGTCAGGTAAATCGGTATTATCGAATGCTATCAATCTTGCGCTATGTTTGTCCGCAGGCATCTCTCGATTGCCGCGAATTTCTGTGGTGGATATTGGCCCTTCGAGTAGCGGCCTTATTTCACTCTTAAAAGAAGCATTACCACAAGAGCAAAGACATTATGTTTCCTACCATCGCTTAAGAATGACGCCTGATTTTGCAATTAATCCATTTGATACTCAATTGGGGTGTCGTTTCCCTACGCCTCAAGAAAGAAGTTTTCTGGTGAATTTCGTGACGTTACTCTCCACCCCAGTGGGCGCAACGCGGCCCTATGATGGCATTACTGATATGGCAGGCATGATTGTCGATGAACTCTATAAAAACCTCGTCGATGATGCTAACCCTAACCTATATACGCCTAGTGTCGAAGAAATCATTGATGGCATTTTAGAAGAAATTGGATTTGTGCGTGACACCCATACTACATGGTGGGAGGTGACGGATGCACTTTTTGTTGCGGGTTTTATCCATGAGGCGATGTTAGCACAGCGTCATGCCATGCCCGTTTTAGCAGATGCGGCCTCAATTTGCCGGACGCCTGCCGTCGAAGATCTCTATGGAAAGGTAACAGCTCCTACAGGTGAGCCATTGATCAATGCATTTTCACGCATGATTTCAAGTGCAGTGAGAGAGTATCCGATTATTTCTCAAACGACTAAATTTGATATTGGTGATGCTCGTATTGTCTCGCTCGACTTAGACGAAGTAGCGAAAAGTGGAGGCGATGCAGCTAATCGTCAAACATCGGTGATGTATATGTTGGCGCGTTATGTATTGGGGCGTAATTTCTTTTTAACGGAAGAAAATGTGTCTGACATGTCAGAAGCATATCGACATTACCATGAGCAACGTATTTCAGAAATACGAGAAGATCCTAAACGCATTGTATTTGATGAATTCCATCGTACTGCAAAAGTGCAAGCAATGCGCGATCAGGTCGTTCAAGATATGCGAGAGGGGCGAAAGTGGGGTGTTCAAATCGCACTAGTTTCTCAATCCCTTGATGATTTTGATGATGTTATGATTGAATTTGCCACTTCGATTTTCATTATGGATGCAGGCCCAGAACAAGCCATTCAAAAAACCGCAAAAGTGTTTGGTTTATCTTCTACAGCGATTCATGCCCTTCGCACTCGTGTTCATGGCCCGCGAGAAGGCGGCGCAACTTTTCTGGCGCAATTTGCCACTAAAGAGGGAATGAATACACAGTTGCTAACTAATACACTGGGGCCTATAGAATTATGGGCTTTAAGTACTACGGCAGTCGATGTAAATATTCGAAATAAACTTTATCGAAAGTTAGGGCCGCGTGAGGCGCGTCGATTATTGGGTAATCTTTTTCCAAGCGGCAGTGCTGCCAAGTTGGTAGAAAATCGGCTATCTGAAATGCGTGATAAGCAGATGGTGATTGATGATCAAATCAGGCTGAGCATAGTGGATACTATCGTTAAGGATATTTTAGACGCGTATAGCGCCAATCCTGATGTAAAGGTGTTGGCAAAGTAA
- the purD gene encoding phosphoribosylamine--glycine ligase produces the protein MNILIIGSGGREHALAWKAAQSAQVEKVYVAPGNAGTASENKTLNIPISSTDLPHLLEFAKKNAIDLTIVGPEAPLALGIVDLFKKEKLRCFGPTKTAAQLESSKHFSKLFMRRFKIPTAKYAAFTDIDEAVEYIKNLEYERIVIKADGLAAGKGVVIARNKQEAITAAEDILIGNMFGHAGDCIIVEEFLEGEEASFIAIIDGDHILPLASSQDHKTRDNGDRGPNTGGMGAYSPAHNIDANVQERILKEIMFPTLNGMKKMGNPYVGFLYAGIMIAKDGTLNLLEYNCRLGDPETQPIMMRLKSDLVELCMSAMEKKLDQVELEWDTRPALGVVLTAGGYPDQYRKGDTIYGLSNETNSNCKIFHAGTAIRNGQVVTSGGRVLCVTALGETIGEAQKRAYKIAAPIEWENIYYRTDIGHRALKARD, from the coding sequence ATGAATATACTGATTATTGGAAGCGGTGGACGAGAACATGCATTAGCGTGGAAAGCAGCACAATCTGCTCAAGTAGAAAAAGTGTATGTTGCACCAGGCAATGCGGGAACTGCCTCTGAGAATAAAACACTAAATATTCCCATCAGTAGCACTGATCTTCCGCATCTATTAGAGTTCGCAAAAAAGAATGCTATTGATCTCACCATTGTCGGCCCTGAGGCGCCTTTAGCGCTTGGAATTGTAGACCTCTTTAAAAAAGAAAAGTTACGATGCTTCGGACCCACCAAAACAGCTGCACAATTAGAATCTTCAAAACATTTCAGTAAACTATTTATGCGGCGTTTTAAAATTCCTACTGCTAAATATGCTGCGTTTACGGATATTGATGAAGCAGTTGAATATATAAAAAACTTGGAATATGAGCGCATCGTCATTAAAGCAGATGGCCTTGCTGCGGGTAAAGGTGTCGTTATTGCGCGCAATAAACAAGAAGCCATTACTGCGGCCGAAGACATTTTAATAGGAAACATGTTTGGCCATGCAGGAGATTGTATAATTGTAGAAGAATTTTTAGAGGGTGAGGAAGCCAGCTTTATCGCCATCATAGACGGCGATCATATTTTACCCTTGGCAAGTTCTCAAGATCATAAAACACGTGACAATGGTGATAGAGGACCCAACACCGGCGGAATGGGCGCCTATTCACCGGCTCACAATATTGATGCAAACGTTCAGGAGCGTATTTTAAAAGAAATCATGTTCCCCACTCTGAATGGTATGAAAAAAATGGGCAATCCCTATGTGGGTTTTCTGTATGCCGGAATAATGATTGCTAAGGACGGCACCCTCAATCTTTTAGAGTATAATTGTCGTCTTGGAGATCCTGAGACACAGCCGATCATGATGCGGTTAAAATCCGATCTTGTAGAATTATGTATGAGTGCAATGGAGAAAAAATTAGATCAGGTAGAATTGGAATGGGATACGCGCCCTGCTCTAGGAGTAGTCTTGACCGCAGGTGGGTACCCAGATCAATACCGTAAAGGTGATACCATTTATGGACTAAGCAATGAAACGAATTCGAATTGTAAAATTTTTCATGCAGGAACTGCCATTCGAAATGGGCAAGTGGTCACTTCGGGTGGTCGCGTGTTGTGTGTTACCGCTTTAGGTGAAACGATTGGCGAAGCGCAAAAAAGAGCTTACAAAATAGCCGCTCCGATTGAATGGGAGAATATTTATTATCGGACCGACATTGGTCATCGCGCACTCAAGGCAAGGGACTAA
- the purH gene encoding bifunctional phosphoribosylaminoimidazolecarboxamide formyltransferase/IMP cyclohydrolase has protein sequence MSQKNITHALISVSDKDGIIDFAKALTSANITLLSTGGTAKFLKQSQIPVIDISDFTGVEEMMDGRVKTLHPKIFGSILARGSQDQTHLQALGAPAIGLVVVNLYPFQEVISKNDCDLKQAIENIDIGGPSLLRAAAKNFEYTTAVVSKADYDLIISEITQNGSTTRSTRLALAKKVFAHVAEYDAVISNYFSALDDTDSPVNFPQTYTQQLNKKMDLRYGENPHQHAAFYTLKSELTEPNMGNAIQVTGKPLSYNNIADSDAALECVKQFQQIGCVIVKHANPCAVALGDTQLEAYQKAYQSDPTSAYGGIIAFNSPLQAVTIETILAYQFVEVIITPELTDDAREIAKQKPNLRILVVGKIDNCAQKTWDYKSVNGGILIQDRDNLPTPVSFEVVSKRQPRAKEMEDLRFAWQVVRFIKSNAIVYVKDKVTIGIGPGQMSRIFSAKIAALKAEAAELDIAGSVMASDAFIPFRDSVDEAFAQEITAIIQPGGSLRDKEVIAAADEHNLAMIFTHIRHFRH, from the coding sequence ATGTCACAAAAAAATATAACACACGCCCTTATTAGTGTTTCGGACAAAGATGGCATTATCGACTTCGCTAAAGCTTTAACCTCAGCAAATATTACACTTCTTTCTACTGGCGGTACTGCTAAATTTTTAAAACAAAGCCAGATTCCAGTAATTGATATCTCCGATTTCACCGGTGTTGAAGAAATGATGGATGGGCGCGTCAAAACGTTACACCCCAAGATCTTCGGGAGCATTCTTGCCCGAGGCAGTCAAGATCAGACCCATCTACAAGCACTCGGGGCTCCCGCCATTGGCTTGGTGGTGGTAAATTTATATCCCTTCCAAGAAGTAATTTCCAAAAATGATTGCGATCTGAAACAGGCTATTGAGAATATTGATATTGGTGGACCTTCACTATTACGTGCAGCAGCAAAAAATTTTGAATATACGACTGCCGTGGTGTCTAAGGCCGACTATGATTTAATCATCTCTGAAATCACTCAGAACGGAAGCACTACCCGTTCTACCCGTTTGGCCTTAGCCAAAAAAGTGTTTGCCCATGTGGCAGAGTACGATGCCGTCATTAGTAATTATTTCTCTGCATTAGACGATACGGACTCACCGGTAAATTTTCCTCAAACCTACACTCAACAACTTAATAAAAAAATGGATTTACGGTACGGCGAAAACCCTCACCAACATGCTGCTTTCTACACGCTCAAATCTGAGCTCACCGAACCTAATATGGGCAACGCCATTCAAGTCACGGGGAAGCCGCTTTCCTATAATAATATCGCAGATTCAGATGCTGCCTTGGAATGCGTTAAACAATTCCAACAAATAGGTTGTGTGATCGTAAAGCACGCGAATCCCTGCGCGGTCGCATTGGGCGATACGCAATTAGAAGCTTATCAAAAAGCATACCAATCTGATCCAACTTCAGCCTATGGCGGCATTATCGCCTTCAATTCGCCGCTTCAAGCGGTCACCATTGAAACTATTTTGGCGTATCAATTTGTTGAGGTGATTATTACGCCTGAACTCACCGATGATGCCCGAGAGATTGCCAAGCAAAAACCGAATTTACGCATTCTAGTGGTTGGCAAGATCGACAATTGCGCTCAAAAAACGTGGGATTATAAAAGTGTCAATGGAGGCATACTTATTCAAGACCGGGATAACCTTCCTACACCCGTGTCATTTGAAGTCGTGAGTAAACGACAACCGCGCGCTAAAGAAATGGAGGATTTGCGCTTCGCTTGGCAAGTAGTACGTTTTATCAAATCAAATGCCATTGTCTACGTGAAAGATAAAGTGACGATAGGTATTGGCCCCGGTCAAATGAGCCGGATCTTTAGCGCTAAAATTGCAGCGCTTAAAGCTGAAGCAGCCGAGCTAGACATTGCAGGCTCAGTAATGGCCTCTGACGCATTCATTCCCTTTCGCGATAGTGTTGATGAGGCTTTTGCTCAAGAAATTACCGCTATTATCCAACCCGGAGGCTCTTTACGAGATAAAGAGGTCATTGCTGCAGCAGATGAACATAATCTCGCGATGATATTCACCCACATCCGTCATTTCCGTCATTAG
- a CDS encoding DotU family type IV/VI secretion system protein — MEREHSEMNIENWANSIVELEENSRPYDPLPSAQISSEQAALIPLTMPTYYRSKAFSSTIGINKLINAADPILTLVTKLRQITIPPEVTILHQNLCHEIKAFENKAQTLGYRSQLILAARFVICALVDELIAITLWPGMEWKKYNLVDTFHKDPWEDDRFFLILDRSLQDASGHLDLLELIFVSLRLGYEGKYRTIERGHLELRNITDNLYFVITQYREEFSRSLLISFETPSYHLLRKKHYFHLLPPTWIISAIMIVSLLIMFTFFYLKLIETASPIAELLSNLQTKAPVSHRNNTLGQQHR, encoded by the coding sequence ATGGAACGAGAACATAGTGAAATGAACATCGAAAACTGGGCCAATTCTATTGTGGAGTTAGAGGAGAACAGCCGTCCCTACGATCCGCTTCCTTCTGCTCAAATTTCTTCAGAGCAAGCCGCTTTAATCCCTCTTACAATGCCGACTTATTATCGTTCTAAAGCATTTAGCAGCACTATCGGCATCAACAAATTGATTAATGCAGCAGACCCTATTCTCACATTAGTCACTAAATTAAGACAAATCACTATTCCCCCAGAGGTGACTATTCTTCACCAAAATTTGTGTCATGAAATAAAAGCGTTTGAAAATAAAGCACAAACTTTAGGCTATCGTTCACAACTGATCCTCGCAGCTCGCTTCGTTATTTGCGCCCTCGTAGATGAGCTCATTGCGATAACACTATGGCCTGGGATGGAATGGAAAAAATATAATTTAGTCGACACCTTCCACAAAGATCCATGGGAAGACGATCGCTTCTTTTTAATTCTGGATCGCAGCCTTCAAGATGCTTCTGGTCATCTCGATTTATTAGAATTAATTTTTGTCTCTCTTCGTTTAGGCTATGAGGGCAAATATCGAACAATTGAAAGAGGGCATTTGGAATTACGCAATATCACAGATAATTTATATTTTGTGATCACTCAATATCGCGAAGAGTTTTCGAGAAGTTTATTAATTTCATTTGAAACCCCCAGCTATCATTTACTACGAAAAAAACATTATTTTCATCTCTTACCTCCTACGTGGATCATAAGTGCCATCATGATAGTGTCATTACTCATTATGTTTACTTTTTTTTATCTCAAATTGATTGAAACGGCATCTCCCATTGCCGAACTCTTGTCCAACTTACAAACGAAAGCGCCAGTCTCGCACCGGAATAATACTTTAGGGCAACAGCACCGCTAA
- a CDS encoding HNH endonuclease, with product MLYHNLTLSARPGNWRLFSARKADPAFLKFSERIFLRDNYTCQFCGFQARQFQEVVNLDRNFYNTKFSNMVTSCCFCAQCFFLEAVGRSDYGGGRLIFLPEIAQADLNGLCHVLFCAIANASSYRTDAQSIYRNLKFRSQLVEQELGEGMSNPRLFGQILIETDTRAMDRVNDEIFSKLRLLPSRTKFNVQIETWAEAALEELST from the coding sequence ATGCTTTATCATAATCTTACCTTGTCAGCGCGGCCAGGTAATTGGAGATTATTTTCAGCAAGGAAGGCAGACCCCGCCTTCCTTAAATTTAGTGAGCGCATCTTTTTGCGCGATAACTACACTTGCCAATTTTGTGGATTTCAAGCTAGGCAATTTCAGGAAGTAGTTAATTTAGACAGGAACTTCTATAACACAAAGTTTAGCAATATGGTGACTTCGTGTTGTTTTTGCGCCCAATGCTTCTTTTTAGAAGCAGTAGGACGCAGTGATTATGGAGGGGGGAGATTAATCTTCTTACCTGAAATAGCGCAGGCAGATTTGAATGGATTATGTCATGTTTTATTTTGTGCAATTGCGAATGCTTCAAGCTATCGTACGGATGCACAAAGTATTTATCGAAATTTAAAATTTAGATCTCAACTAGTAGAACAGGAATTAGGAGAAGGAATGAGTAATCCCCGTTTATTCGGGCAGATACTCATTGAAACTGATACAAGGGCGATGGATAGAGTCAATGATGAAATTTTTTCAAAACTTAGACTACTACCTTCAAGGACAAAATTTAATGTGCAAATAGAAACGTGGGCCGAAGCTGCGCTTGAGGAATTGTCTACCTAA
- the tssM gene encoding type VI secretion system membrane subunit TssM — translation MSQVLTVAQNKKFLLHFSISLILIWIVGPYLAIGGIIPLGTFFHQLAATFVTGIFFFAIEYKRCSKIFTHSSIAPSEINNELEKLHQTLKDVFKHLHRNLIQSFLFRYKKPWYLVLGPTNAGKSTLLHKAELGIKGLDNLPPMMITPTKSFNWWLSEEAVFIDVGGKYLRDTNEPFDIEKLFQGFFKLLKKYRSFKPINGLILMVNLQELTVNTREQTQLQKLRQIIDTLLASFMDFPIYLIITRCDTIEGFTEFFEDLGQDERNQIFGLSFPLTSHTQSLPQLFHDEFNALLTRLNEKIIWRLHRENHPDKIAKIKNFPLQMEFLKNPLAKLLNVILPNTHLNLRGVFFTSTFQKDMPFDNLTKTLERAFDIHHTKNSHRSTPSKGFFINEIFKRIIFPETKFYTLSNKDHRVHLIASLLIVIITATCLGFFYKSYQYNQKVIADTQNAIHALNNLAPQSDLDPLFQKLNLLHIIITQLNNQQAASWYTHVGLQQASKLKKNAEEIYSTLLATQFLSYLQRTLEIQLQNIKDGDTNQLYSALKVYLMLGNHKYLNQKSFKDWFENYWHQLNIDRDTQDKFNQHLQAFFTQPFNNVPLNSQLIERKRALLNNMPTSRLVLTILQNKYQRSPVKLMPELGSNVLNNLPHEVPGIFNILNFKDVYYTQIINTCQEITNGDWVLGKRPQPSFSEIMLNQLSSEVKAIYLNEYAVTWSDILAKVKVEEFQNLGQIVALVDLLNSPESPLIQLMNTIKNNTQPISDSVEFTQQVSTRFLSLNNLSADLLKNTNQGSLVAVKAYLNKIVQAEDLDKASYEAARGRMENPTMDVVTTLLQQSRMLPDPLRTWHTTIAAESWRLILKNTQNYLNRIWIATIYPQYEALLDKRYPLFKDATTDVSLNDFANFFGNGGTMDMFYKNYLQPFVDNSRLYWEWKNIDGQRINIPQATLEMFIRAALIQKMFFPEDSRIPSINFSLVPVELDPSVQSFSLDLEGQTVLFQKDNEQILSLVWPGPTPTHTEISFTNDQGKKTVVTETGAWSWFKILDKSRLEGTNSPKHFRLTFILNSSSVHYELYTNGIVNPFLPGILNAFRCPNIL, via the coding sequence ATGAGTCAAGTATTAACAGTTGCCCAAAATAAAAAATTTTTACTGCATTTTTCAATTAGTTTGATCCTCATCTGGATTGTAGGCCCGTATTTGGCCATCGGCGGGATAATTCCCTTAGGCACTTTCTTTCATCAACTCGCAGCGACGTTTGTGACGGGGATATTTTTTTTTGCAATTGAGTATAAGCGCTGCTCTAAAATATTTACTCACAGTAGCATTGCCCCTTCAGAGATCAACAATGAGCTAGAAAAATTACACCAAACATTAAAAGATGTGTTCAAACACTTGCATCGAAACCTTATCCAATCCTTCCTCTTTCGTTATAAAAAACCATGGTATCTTGTGCTAGGGCCTACGAATGCAGGCAAGAGCACCCTTCTGCATAAAGCAGAGCTAGGCATTAAGGGTTTAGATAATCTCCCTCCCATGATGATTACTCCTACGAAATCGTTTAATTGGTGGCTATCTGAAGAAGCCGTGTTTATCGATGTGGGAGGAAAGTATCTACGGGACACAAATGAACCCTTTGATATCGAAAAATTATTTCAAGGATTTTTTAAACTTTTAAAAAAATACCGTTCATTTAAACCAATTAATGGTTTAATTTTAATGGTCAATTTGCAAGAGTTAACGGTAAATACACGCGAACAAACGCAATTACAAAAGCTACGCCAGATTATAGATACGCTACTGGCGAGTTTTATGGATTTCCCTATCTATTTAATTATAACGCGCTGTGACACCATTGAAGGCTTTACGGAGTTTTTTGAAGATCTAGGACAGGACGAACGTAATCAAATATTTGGCCTAAGCTTTCCCTTAACTTCGCACACTCAATCTCTACCACAACTCTTTCATGATGAATTCAACGCTCTTTTAACACGGCTTAATGAAAAAATTATTTGGAGATTACACCGTGAAAACCATCCGGATAAAATCGCTAAAATAAAAAACTTTCCGCTTCAAATGGAATTCTTGAAAAATCCTTTGGCTAAATTGCTCAATGTGATATTACCCAATACTCATCTTAATTTGAGAGGCGTTTTCTTTACTAGTACTTTCCAAAAAGATATGCCGTTTGATAATTTAACAAAAACCCTGGAACGTGCTTTTGATATTCATCACACCAAAAATTCTCATCGCAGCACTCCCTCCAAAGGCTTTTTTATCAACGAAATTTTCAAACGAATTATCTTCCCTGAGACTAAATTTTATACGTTAAGCAACAAAGATCATCGCGTGCATTTAATCGCCAGCTTGTTAATAGTGATTATCACTGCCACTTGTCTAGGGTTTTTTTACAAAAGTTATCAATATAACCAGAAAGTGATCGCTGACACGCAAAATGCCATTCATGCCCTAAATAATCTTGCACCTCAAAGTGATCTAGATCCTCTTTTTCAAAAATTAAATTTATTACACATTATTATCACCCAATTAAATAATCAACAGGCAGCCTCGTGGTATACCCATGTTGGCTTACAACAAGCGAGTAAGTTAAAAAAGAATGCAGAAGAAATTTACTCGACTCTGTTAGCCACTCAATTTCTCAGCTATCTGCAACGCACCTTAGAAATTCAGCTACAAAATATAAAAGATGGCGACACAAATCAGCTTTATTCAGCCTTAAAAGTTTATTTGATGTTGGGCAATCATAAGTACTTGAATCAAAAATCCTTTAAAGATTGGTTTGAAAATTATTGGCATCAATTAAATATTGACAGAGATACGCAGGATAAATTTAATCAACACCTGCAGGCCTTTTTCACACAACCTTTTAACAACGTACCGTTAAACTCGCAGCTCATCGAACGCAAACGCGCCCTTTTAAATAACATGCCTACTTCAAGATTAGTATTAACCATATTACAGAATAAGTATCAGCGCTCTCCCGTTAAACTTATGCCAGAACTCGGATCAAATGTTTTAAACAACCTCCCGCATGAAGTCCCTGGAATTTTTAATATATTAAATTTCAAGGATGTTTATTACACTCAAATTATCAATACTTGCCAGGAAATTACTAATGGTGACTGGGTGTTAGGGAAAAGGCCTCAACCTTCTTTTTCAGAAATAATGCTTAATCAACTTTCCAGTGAAGTAAAAGCAATTTATTTAAATGAATATGCAGTCACCTGGTCAGACATCTTAGCGAAGGTTAAAGTTGAAGAGTTTCAAAATCTAGGTCAAATCGTGGCTTTAGTAGACTTATTAAATAGTCCCGAATCGCCGCTCATCCAATTAATGAATACTATCAAAAACAACACTCAACCTATTTCAGACTCTGTTGAATTTACTCAGCAAGTGAGCACCCGTTTTCTTTCACTCAATAACCTTTCTGCTGACCTCTTGAAGAACACTAATCAAGGGTCGCTAGTGGCTGTCAAAGCCTATCTCAATAAGATTGTACAAGCAGAGGATCTCGATAAGGCTTCCTATGAAGCTGCTAGAGGTAGGATGGAAAATCCCACCATGGATGTAGTTACCACGCTACTACAACAATCTAGAATGTTACCTGATCCGCTTCGAACCTGGCATACGACAATTGCTGCAGAAAGTTGGCGCTTAATTCTAAAAAATACACAAAATTATCTTAATCGAATTTGGATCGCGACTATTTATCCGCAATACGAGGCATTACTCGATAAACGTTACCCTCTTTTCAAAGACGCCACAACGGATGTGTCATTAAATGACTTTGCTAATTTTTTTGGCAACGGTGGCACAATGGATATGTTTTATAAAAATTATCTGCAACCTTTTGTTGATAACAGTCGGCTCTACTGGGAATGGAAAAATATTGACGGACAAAGAATTAATATTCCTCAAGCAACCCTCGAAATGTTCATCAGAGCTGCGCTGATTCAAAAGATGTTTTTTCCCGAGGATTCCAGAATTCCGTCTATTAATTTTTCTTTAGTGCCAGTGGAGCTTGACCCCAGCGTACAAAGTTTTAGTTTAGATTTAGAAGGCCAAACGGTATTATTTCAAAAGGATAATGAACAAATCTTATCCCTGGTATGGCCAGGTCCAACACCCACACATACTGAAATTTCATTTACCAATGACCAAGGCAAAAAAACTGTCGTGACTGAAACAGGGGCATGGTCCTGGTTCAAAATTCTAGACAAATCTCGTCTGGAAGGCACAAATAGTCCTAAACATTTTCGATTAACGTTTATCTTAAACAGCAGCAGTGTTCATTATGAACTTTACACGAATGGAATTGTTAACCCATTTCTTCCGGGTATTCTGAACGCTTTTAGATGTCCCAATATATTGTAA